In the Campylobacter showae genome, one interval contains:
- the ndk gene encoding nucleoside-diphosphate kinase, with amino-acid sequence MQQTLSIIKPDAVKKGVIGKIVDRFESNGLRIAAMKKVKLSKCDAKAFYAVHKDRPFFNDLVDFMVSGPVVVMVLEGDDAVAKNRDLMGATNPKEAKPGTIRADFAESIDANAVHGSDSLENAKNEIAFFFATREIC; translated from the coding sequence ATGCAGCAAACGCTTTCTATTATTAAGCCTGATGCCGTAAAAAAGGGCGTTATCGGAAAAATCGTGGATAGATTCGAAAGCAACGGACTAAGAATCGCCGCTATGAAAAAAGTCAAACTAAGCAAATGCGACGCAAAAGCTTTCTACGCAGTTCACAAAGACAGACCTTTCTTCAACGATTTGGTTGATTTTATGGTCAGCGGACCGGTCGTAGTTATGGTTCTTGAGGGCGACGATGCGGTAGCTAAAAACCGCGATCTAATGGGCGCAACTAATCCAAAAGAAGCAAAGCCCGGTACAATTAGAGCCGACTTTGCCGAGAGTATAGACGCAAACGCCGTTCACGGCAGCGACAGCCTAGAAAACGCTAAAAATGAGATTGCGTTTTTCTTTGCAACAAGAGAAATTTGCTAA
- a CDS encoding YceD family protein: MKISFAKIANNQMPFELNSDGLNFNGELKRINQNLVSCKGKIVGEIAHNCDRCGEDINLKLDEDVNLILSDGIYKDKEENLDDVVEFFDGFINLEEVLTSEIEAFKSDYFYCEKCKNL; encoded by the coding sequence TTGAAAATATCTTTCGCCAAAATCGCAAATAACCAAATGCCGTTCGAGTTAAACTCGGACGGGCTGAATTTTAACGGCGAACTCAAAAGAATAAACCAGAATTTAGTCAGTTGCAAAGGCAAGATCGTAGGCGAGATAGCTCACAACTGCGACCGATGCGGAGAAGATATAAATTTGAAGCTTGATGAAGATGTAAATTTGATATTAAGCGACGGAATTTATAAAGACAAAGAAGAAAATCTCGACGATGTAGTAGAGTTTTTCGACGGTTTTATAAATTTAGAAGAAGTATTAACAAGCGAAATAGAAGCTTTTAAGAGCGATTATTTTTATTGTGAAAAATGTAAAAATCTATAA
- the rpmF gene encoding 50S ribosomal protein L32 produces MAVPKRRVSHTRAAKRRTHYKVTLPIPVKDKDGSWKMPHRVNKTTGEY; encoded by the coding sequence ATGGCAGTACCTAAACGAAGAGTAAGTCATACTCGCGCGGCAAAGAGAAGAACACACTACAAAGTAACGCTTCCTATTCCCGTAAAAGATAAAGATGGCTCATGGAAAATGCCTCACCGCGTAAATAAAACTACCGGAGAGTATTGA
- the plsX gene encoding phosphate acyltransferase PlsX, whose product MTSICIDAMGGDFGPQPIIGGVIEALKEVKFEAILVGDTKILESLVPQNLKQYVRFIQADEVVSMSDGATDALKRKESSIFKAIELLKNKQTKAVVSAGHSGATMSLATLRVGRLKNVSRPAIATLMPNVTGGKTLVLDVGANVDCRPEHLFQFAVMGEAYAKEILKIKSPKLGLLSNGEESSKGNEATKEAFEMISKLDSFVGNAEGNQVFDGSVDVVICDGFVGNILLKTSEGVADAITKIIKKHVKKSPVAIAGSLLMKKVFKTLKQQVDYDEYGGAPLLGVNGCVIISHGKSTPKAIKNAIFQALKFANSDINKVIEDELSHFAK is encoded by the coding sequence ATGACCAGCATTTGCATTGACGCAATGGGCGGCGACTTCGGTCCGCAGCCTATTATCGGCGGCGTGATCGAAGCTTTAAAAGAAGTAAAATTTGAAGCTATCTTGGTAGGCGATACGAAAATTTTGGAAAGTCTCGTCCCACAAAATTTAAAACAATACGTAAGATTTATTCAAGCCGACGAGGTCGTTTCTATGAGCGACGGCGCCACCGATGCGTTAAAGCGAAAAGAAAGCAGTATTTTTAAGGCTATCGAGCTACTTAAAAATAAACAAACCAAGGCCGTAGTTTCTGCCGGACACAGCGGAGCCACGATGAGCCTTGCCACGCTTCGAGTCGGACGACTCAAAAACGTCTCTCGCCCGGCTATTGCGACGTTGATGCCAAATGTTACCGGCGGTAAAACTCTAGTTTTGGACGTCGGCGCGAACGTAGACTGTAGGCCGGAACATTTGTTTCAGTTTGCGGTAATGGGCGAAGCCTACGCGAAAGAAATTCTAAAAATAAAATCCCCTAAATTAGGGCTTCTTTCAAACGGCGAAGAGAGCAGTAAAGGCAACGAGGCTACGAAAGAAGCTTTTGAAATGATTTCAAAACTAGACAGCTTTGTTGGCAACGCCGAAGGAAATCAAGTCTTTGACGGAAGCGTCGATGTGGTAATTTGCGACGGATTTGTCGGAAATATCCTACTAAAAACAAGCGAAGGCGTAGCTGACGCGATAACCAAAATAATCAAAAAACACGTTAAAAAATCCCCGGTCGCTATAGCAGGTTCGCTTCTAATGAAAAAAGTTTTTAAAACGCTAAAACAGCAAGTCGATTACGACGAATACGGCGGCGCACCGCTACTTGGCGTAAACGGTTGCGTTATAATCAGCCACGGTAAAAGTACTCCAAAAGCTATTAAAAATGCGATATTTCAAGCTCTAAAATTCGCAAACTCCGATATAAATAAAGTTATCGAAGACGAGCTTTCGCACTTCGCAAAATGA
- a CDS encoding beta-ketoacyl-ACP synthase III, translating into MPKASLISIAAYAPPKILTNFDLEKTVETSDEWIVKRTGISQRRIAQDEDTSELGTKAAKIALERANLTAKDIDAVICATISPDHFCMPSTACKIAKNLGINAITAFDISAACTGFIYLLELAKSLIESGSKKNVLIIGAEKLSKIVDWTDRTTCILFGDGAGAAVVSAGEENEIIDVHTAADGNYANLLITPGGEEKFIKMSGNEVFKIAVQTLTKDVVDILEKNQIPSDKIDLFMPHQANLRIIEAVKQRLNFTNEQCVVTVGKYGNTSSASIPMAMNDTYEAGRLKKGDLLLLDAFGGGFTWGSALLKFGGESYKK; encoded by the coding sequence ATGCCAAAAGCCTCGCTAATATCCATAGCCGCATACGCTCCGCCTAAAATTTTAACGAATTTCGACCTTGAAAAAACCGTGGAAACTAGCGACGAGTGGATAGTTAAGCGCACAGGCATCAGCCAACGACGCATAGCGCAGGATGAGGACACAAGCGAGCTTGGCACGAAAGCGGCAAAAATAGCGCTTGAAAGGGCAAATTTGACGGCAAAAGATATCGATGCGGTTATCTGCGCGACTATCTCACCCGATCACTTTTGCATGCCTTCGACGGCGTGCAAGATCGCTAAAAATTTAGGCATAAATGCCATTACGGCATTTGACATAAGCGCGGCGTGTACGGGTTTTATCTACCTGCTTGAGCTTGCAAAATCATTAATTGAGAGCGGAAGCAAAAAAAACGTATTGATAATCGGAGCCGAAAAGCTAAGTAAAATCGTCGATTGGACCGATAGAACTACTTGCATACTATTTGGCGACGGAGCGGGCGCAGCAGTCGTAAGCGCAGGCGAAGAAAACGAGATCATCGACGTTCATACCGCAGCCGACGGCAACTACGCAAACCTACTCATAACTCCCGGCGGCGAAGAAAAATTTATTAAAATGTCGGGTAATGAAGTCTTCAAAATCGCAGTCCAGACGCTAACCAAAGACGTGGTAGATATCCTAGAAAAAAATCAAATTCCAAGCGATAAAATAGATCTTTTTATGCCTCATCAAGCAAATTTGCGCATCATCGAGGCAGTCAAGCAACGCTTAAATTTTACAAACGAGCAGTGCGTCGTAACCGTCGGAAAATACGGCAACACAAGCTCGGCCTCCATACCAATGGCGATGAACGACACATACGAAGCAGGCAGGCTTAAAAAGGGCGATTTGCTTTTACTAGATGCGTTTGGCGGCGGCTTTACGTGGGGTTCGGCGCTACTGAAATTCGGCGGCGAAAGTTACAAAAAATAA
- a CDS encoding DUF2920 family protein, translated as MLEFKLCYDEEKPARALVFIVPGLGGDANENYREHLAQFVASEFNVAVASPNYHCIGNRPQTGATYFLNDLDKIILKNKCSKIGIEISGDIGYGALSTLDTQISEIKASGGLPGNFKLQISVTLQPTKNEYQNFSVMQAQDVINAALFIKANPPFKSATDMNELPVVLVGSSHGAYINALAAKFAPWLMDGLIDSSSYAKLNWELIGLGKEIDYLKFRKYSTDIYFRNISIYVFTKTMWTLLNSSSPCYFSQAREDIRNILDAAHLKVQSEYPKPIYAGYHCAANDHCASPEEKAQLYEELRKLGFDATLHMIKDESELDGRFLKKLTHGLDMSIKLLIAKELPPMLKKIASREKQICKNKSIAYRSDELEYKFSEINGRINLEIKR; from the coding sequence TTGCTCGAATTTAAGCTCTGCTACGACGAGGAAAAGCCCGCCAGAGCCCTAGTTTTCATAGTACCAGGTCTTGGCGGCGATGCGAATGAAAACTATAGAGAGCATTTAGCGCAGTTCGTAGCTAGCGAATTTAACGTAGCCGTGGCGAGTCCGAACTACCACTGCATCGGCAACAGGCCGCAAACGGGAGCGACGTATTTTTTAAACGATTTAGACAAAATAATCCTTAAAAATAAATGCTCTAAAATAGGCATAGAAATCTCAGGCGATATCGGCTACGGCGCGCTTTCGACGCTAGATACGCAGATAAGCGAGATAAAAGCGAGCGGTGGGTTGCCCGGCAATTTTAAATTACAAATATCCGTCACGTTGCAACCCACTAAAAACGAATATCAAAATTTCAGCGTTATGCAAGCCCAAGACGTGATAAATGCCGCGCTTTTTATCAAGGCAAATCCGCCGTTTAAATCCGCGACCGATATGAACGAGCTGCCCGTAGTCCTAGTCGGCAGTTCGCACGGCGCCTACATAAACGCTTTGGCAGCAAAATTTGCGCCGTGGCTGATGGACGGCCTCATAGACAGCAGCAGCTACGCGAAGCTAAACTGGGAGCTCATAGGCCTAGGCAAGGAGATAGATTATCTCAAATTTCGCAAATACTCCACCGATATATATTTTCGCAATATCAGCATTTACGTCTTTACCAAAACCATGTGGACGCTGCTAAATAGCTCGTCGCCTTGCTATTTCTCGCAGGCGCGCGAGGATATACGAAACATCCTAGACGCCGCGCACCTAAAAGTCCAAAGCGAGTATCCAAAGCCTATCTACGCCGGCTATCACTGCGCCGCAAACGACCACTGCGCGTCGCCCGAAGAAAAAGCGCAACTCTATGAGGAACTGCGAAAGCTCGGCTTTGACGCGACCTTGCATATGATAAAAGACGAGAGCGAGCTTGACGGTAGATTTCTCAAAAAGCTAACGCACGGCCTGGATATGTCTATCAAGCTTTTGATCGCTAAGGAGCTACCGCCGATGCTAAAAAAGATAGCATCCCGCGAGAAGCAAATTTGCAAAAACAAAAGCATAGCCTATCGCTCGGACGAGCTGGAATATAAATTTTCAGAGATAAACGGTAGGATAAATTTGGAGATAAAAAGATAA
- the serC gene encoding 3-phosphoserine/phosphohydroxythreonine transaminase produces the protein MNRKLNFSAGPSALPLSVLEQAQNELTDYQGKGFSIMEISHRSKIFEEVHYGAMAKARELYGIGEEFDVLFLQGGAHLQFAMIPLNLAAKGVAQYADTGVWTSKAIKEAANVGARYEVVASSKETSYDRIPEVKFDDAAAYGYVCTNNTIYGTQYRALPRSKAPLVVDASSDFFSRPVDFTDVGLLYGGAQKNAGPSGVTVVIIRKDLLERACMERTPTMLRYDTHASAASLYNTPPTFGIYLLNLTLGWVQEQGGLAAINRINEQKAALLYGTIDGSGGFYKGHAQKDSRSLMNVSFTIANRELEAAFISESESAGMLGLKGHRHVGGIRASIYNAVSIENVRTLAEFMKEFARKNG, from the coding sequence ATGAATAGAAAGCTAAATTTTAGCGCAGGACCTTCGGCTCTGCCTCTTAGCGTGCTTGAGCAAGCGCAAAACGAGCTCACGGACTATCAGGGCAAGGGCTTTTCGATAATGGAAATCAGCCACCGAAGCAAGATTTTTGAAGAGGTGCACTACGGCGCGATGGCCAAGGCGCGCGAGCTATACGGCATCGGCGAGGAATTTGACGTGCTATTTTTGCAAGGCGGCGCGCACTTGCAGTTTGCGATGATACCGCTAAATTTAGCCGCCAAAGGCGTCGCGCAGTATGCCGACACGGGCGTCTGGACGAGCAAAGCGATCAAAGAGGCCGCAAACGTCGGCGCAAGATACGAAGTGGTCGCTAGCAGTAAAGAGACATCCTACGACCGTATCCCAGAGGTTAAATTTGATGACGCCGCCGCATACGGCTACGTCTGCACGAACAACACCATCTACGGCACGCAGTACCGCGCGCTGCCTCGCTCCAAAGCCCCGCTGGTCGTCGATGCGTCGAGCGATTTTTTCTCGAGGCCGGTTGATTTCACGGACGTGGGGCTGCTCTACGGCGGCGCGCAGAAAAATGCCGGCCCAAGCGGCGTAACCGTCGTCATCATCCGCAAGGACCTGCTAGAGCGAGCCTGCATGGAGCGTACTCCGACGATGCTTCGCTACGATACGCACGCTAGCGCCGCGTCGCTATACAACACGCCGCCGACGTTTGGCATATATCTGCTAAATTTGACGCTGGGCTGGGTACAAGAGCAGGGCGGTCTAGCCGCGATAAACCGGATCAATGAGCAAAAGGCGGCGCTACTTTACGGCACGATCGACGGTTCTGGAGGCTTTTACAAAGGTCACGCGCAAAAAGATAGCCGCTCTCTGATGAACGTTAGCTTTACCATCGCAAACCGCGAGCTAGAGGCGGCCTTTATCTCCGAGTCCGAAAGTGCGGGCATGCTGGGCCTAAAAGGACATCGTCACGTAGGCGGTATCAGAGCTTCGATATACAACGCCGTGAGTATCGAAAACGTGCGGACTTTGGCTGAGTTTATGAAAGAATTTGCTAGGAAAAACGGGTAA
- a CDS encoding CHAD domain-containing protein, translating into MIEIERKFILRDAAVINELKARDIGTEQKDVTQIYVKITPLEEIRFREASGVFTITQKSGIGLAREENESETDAKSFKKALKNAVAAPIKKTRFLFKLDGIACNVDIFHGALEGLVTFEAEFASEREAAEFSLPEFIAAHVTGEVTEDERYKNKNLALFGLPQGGFDAQKSIGILQNSPELELNLPSYIGAMDAMRTVFFQIFTLLGKHLNEYASSSDAEALHQIRINLRKTRSLLKIFTPVFDRKTACYFLLNFKKLAELTNQKRDIDVFCEFLQKQKGFEALASELENLSKTLAKSVQAELQSDEANEILRDWEVFLREGSDFFKGELGDAPIKKLVAKSMRAQILRLKRSLLNLSQTTENAQFHKCRIEIKRLRYLSEIFGGGFGFPTAKKCFKKSKILQEVFGSLQDADVWLGLLAHVKSGAEQKRMDKLQAKIYKKIYGLRSEILDSKPKILKSLTKLSHGLKIYYI; encoded by the coding sequence TTGATAGAGATCGAGCGTAAATTTATCCTGCGTGACGCCGCCGTCATAAACGAGCTAAAGGCCCGCGACATCGGCACCGAGCAAAAAGACGTGACGCAAATTTACGTCAAAATCACTCCGCTTGAGGAGATTAGATTTCGCGAGGCTTCGGGCGTTTTTACGATCACTCAAAAATCGGGCATCGGCCTAGCGCGCGAGGAAAACGAGAGCGAAACGGACGCCAAAAGCTTTAAAAAAGCCCTAAAAAACGCAGTCGCCGCTCCTATAAAAAAGACAAGATTTCTATTTAAGCTTGACGGCATTGCTTGCAACGTCGATATTTTTCACGGCGCTTTAGAAGGACTTGTTACTTTTGAGGCCGAGTTTGCTAGCGAGCGCGAGGCGGCGGAGTTTAGCCTGCCCGAGTTTATCGCCGCGCACGTAACCGGCGAGGTCACGGAAGACGAACGCTATAAAAATAAAAATTTAGCGCTTTTTGGCTTGCCGCAGGGCGGTTTCGACGCGCAAAAGAGCATTGGGATTTTACAAAATAGTCCCGAGCTGGAGCTAAATTTGCCAAGCTACATCGGTGCGATGGATGCGATGCGGACGGTGTTTTTTCAGATATTTACGCTACTTGGCAAGCACCTAAACGAGTACGCAAGCTCTAGCGACGCCGAGGCGCTGCATCAGATCCGCATAAATTTGCGTAAAACCCGCTCTTTGCTCAAAATTTTCACTCCCGTTTTCGACCGAAAAACGGCTTGTTATTTTCTGCTAAATTTTAAAAAACTAGCCGAGCTAACTAACCAAAAGCGCGATATAGACGTATTTTGCGAGTTTTTGCAAAAGCAAAAAGGCTTTGAAGCGCTAGCTAGCGAGCTAGAAAATTTAAGCAAAACCCTAGCCAAAAGCGTCCAAGCCGAGCTACAAAGCGACGAAGCGAACGAAATTTTGCGCGACTGGGAGGTATTTTTACGCGAGGGAAGCGACTTTTTTAAAGGCGAGTTAGGAGACGCGCCGATAAAAAAACTCGTCGCAAAATCCATGCGAGCTCAAATTTTACGCCTTAAAAGATCTCTCTTAAATTTGAGCCAAACCACCGAAAACGCGCAGTTTCACAAGTGTCGCATCGAGATAAAAAGGCTAAGATACTTAAGCGAAATTTTCGGCGGCGGCTTTGGCTTCCCTACGGCTAAAAAGTGCTTTAAAAAGAGCAAAATTTTACAAGAAGTTTTCGGCTCGTTGCAAGACGCCGACGTCTGGCTAGGCCTGCTCGCACACGTAAAAAGCGGCGCCGAGCAAAAGCGCATGGACAAACTCCAAGCTAAAATTTACAAAAAAATCTACGGGCTGCGAAGCGAAATTTTGGACTCAAAGCCTAAAATTTTAAAAAGCCTCACAAAGCTTTCGCACGGCTTAAAAATCTACTACATCTAA
- the ubiE gene encoding bifunctional demethylmenaquinone methyltransferase/2-methoxy-6-polyprenyl-1,4-benzoquinol methylase UbiE, with the protein MEKQEKIVQMFNDIAPTYDLANRVLSMGADMNWRKIACKTVLSNFKDSSVNIVDVACGTGDMMGFWQKTAGEFNAKIENLIGVDPSSGMLAVAKQKFPEFKFIEALATQTTLDSGSMDVLSISYGIRNVVEREAALREFNRVLKMSGYVVVLEFTKRKKSGILTGARDFYLGKILPKIGGFISKNQEAYEYLPSSIESFLDAKSFADELASAGFEMRLCKSFSMDISTLFIAQKAREC; encoded by the coding sequence ATGGAAAAACAAGAAAAAATAGTTCAGATGTTTAACGACATCGCGCCCACCTACGACCTGGCAAACCGCGTGCTAAGCATGGGCGCGGACATGAACTGGCGCAAGATCGCGTGCAAAACGGTTCTGTCAAATTTCAAGGACTCAAGCGTAAATATCGTAGACGTCGCATGCGGCACGGGCGATATGATGGGCTTTTGGCAAAAGACTGCGGGCGAATTTAACGCAAAAATCGAAAATCTTATCGGCGTCGATCCCTCAAGCGGCATGCTCGCAGTCGCTAAACAAAAATTTCCCGAGTTTAAATTTATAGAGGCGCTAGCGACGCAAACTACGCTTGATAGCGGCTCAATGGACGTGCTAAGCATCAGCTACGGCATCAGAAACGTGGTCGAGCGCGAGGCCGCGCTAAGAGAGTTTAACAGAGTGCTAAAAATGAGCGGATACGTCGTAGTGCTAGAGTTTACCAAACGCAAAAAAAGCGGGATTTTAACAGGTGCTCGCGACTTTTATCTAGGTAAAATTTTGCCTAAAATAGGCGGCTTTATCTCCAAAAATCAAGAAGCCTACGAGTATCTGCCAAGCTCGATCGAGAGCTTTTTAGACGCCAAAAGCTTTGCAGACGAACTTGCTAGCGCTGGCTTTGAGATGCGGCTTTGCAAGAGCTTTTCGATGGATATTTCTACTCTTTTCATCGCGCAAAAGGCGCGTGAGTGCTAA
- the xseA gene encoding exodeoxyribonuclease VII large subunit produces MLSVSELNEQAKTLLETTFSYVEVEGEISRLVKHGSGHWYFTLKDEKAAISAVIYKFNAAKLKFDVTDGMKVALYGKISLYSPSGSYQFIATLIRPSGEGELELAFKQLKARLESEGLFDISRKKPLPKFPRKIALITSKTSAALQDMLRIASQRWALPEILVFDSLTQGETAPASLIRALKRADASGADAIVLARGGGSREDLWCFNDENLARKIYAARTPVISAVGHEIDYVISDFAADFRAPTPSAAMAALLPDTGELMQSIDRLSEAADSAFMRVWERKFNALAMMRARFSQASLTQKIARKEQILLNLRQVLDAAAQTKLLKCENALKLAHAAYAQQESFFAQISNFVRVQKDGKTVNLSELKPGDRIALSSVNASKEAEIL; encoded by the coding sequence GTGCTAAGCGTCAGCGAGCTAAACGAGCAGGCCAAAACGCTACTTGAGACGACGTTTTCCTACGTCGAGGTAGAGGGCGAGATCTCACGGCTCGTTAAACACGGCTCGGGCCACTGGTACTTCACGCTAAAAGACGAAAAGGCCGCGATCTCGGCGGTCATTTATAAATTTAACGCCGCCAAGCTCAAATTTGACGTCACAGACGGTATGAAAGTCGCTCTCTACGGCAAAATTTCGCTCTACTCGCCAAGCGGCAGCTATCAGTTTATCGCAACTCTCATACGCCCAAGCGGCGAAGGCGAGCTCGAACTTGCATTTAAACAGCTAAAAGCGCGGCTTGAGAGCGAAGGGCTTTTTGATATCTCGCGCAAAAAACCGCTGCCTAAATTTCCCCGCAAGATCGCGCTCATCACGTCAAAAACCTCCGCCGCGTTGCAAGATATGCTGCGTATCGCTTCGCAGCGCTGGGCGCTACCTGAAATTTTAGTTTTTGACTCGCTAACGCAAGGCGAAACCGCACCCGCCTCGCTCATACGCGCCCTAAAAAGAGCGGACGCAAGCGGCGCGGATGCGATCGTGCTGGCGCGCGGAGGCGGCAGCAGAGAGGATCTGTGGTGCTTTAACGACGAAAATTTAGCCCGCAAGATCTACGCGGCGCGCACGCCCGTGATATCGGCCGTCGGGCACGAGATTGATTACGTCATCAGCGACTTTGCGGCTGATTTTCGCGCTCCGACCCCAAGCGCCGCGATGGCTGCGCTACTGCCAGATACGGGCGAGCTAATGCAAAGCATAGATAGGCTAAGCGAGGCGGCGGACTCGGCCTTTATGCGCGTTTGGGAGCGTAAATTTAACGCTCTAGCGATGATGAGAGCGAGATTTTCTCAGGCTAGCCTCACGCAAAAAATCGCTCGAAAAGAGCAAATTTTGCTAAATTTAAGGCAGGTTTTAGACGCCGCCGCGCAAACTAAGCTGCTAAAATGCGAAAACGCGCTAAAACTAGCCCATGCCGCATACGCGCAGCAAGAGTCGTTTTTCGCGCAGATTTCAAATTTCGTCCGAGTGCAAAAAGACGGCAAAACCGTAAATCTAAGCGAGCTAAAACCCGGCGACCGCATCGCGCTAAGCTCGGTAAACGCAAGCAAAGAGGCGGAAATTTTATAG
- a CDS encoding CsgG/HfaB family protein gives MKTNVKFLLAACAAMLITGCTTESSRVVETPKVQTPSAAYQGQKIAVSIGRFSNQSSYQNGVFSDGEDRLGNQAQTILISNLQQSGRFSVLDRSNMRAIKEESALNKEAQKIKGARYVITGDVTEFGRKTTGDHQLFGILGKGKTQTAYAKVNLNVVDVKNSEVVYSAQGAGEYELSNREVLGFGGSAGYDSTLNGKVLSLAIIEAVNNLTRGLESGAFNAK, from the coding sequence ATGAAAACGAACGTAAAATTTTTACTGGCCGCGTGCGCCGCGATGCTAATAACCGGCTGCACGACGGAGAGTTCTCGCGTAGTCGAGACGCCGAAAGTCCAAACTCCAAGCGCCGCCTATCAAGGACAAAAGATCGCCGTTTCTATCGGCCGCTTTAGCAACCAGTCATCATACCAAAACGGCGTATTTTCAGACGGCGAGGACAGACTAGGCAACCAAGCCCAGACCATCCTCATCTCAAATTTACAGCAAAGCGGGCGCTTCTCGGTGCTTGACCGCAGCAACATGCGCGCCATCAAAGAAGAAAGCGCGCTAAACAAAGAGGCACAAAAAATCAAAGGCGCAAGATACGTCATCACGGGCGACGTGACGGAGTTTGGCCGCAAGACTACGGGCGATCATCAGCTTTTCGGTATCCTAGGCAAAGGCAAAACCCAAACCGCCTACGCGAAGGTAAATCTTAACGTCGTGGACGTGAAAAACTCCGAGGTGGTCTACTCCGCTCAGGGCGCTGGCGAATACGAGCTCTCAAACCGCGAAGTACTGGGCTTTGGCGGTAGCGCTGGGTATGATTCGACGCTAAACGGCAAAGTGCTAAGCCTAGCCATCATCGAGGCCGTAAATAACCTAACGCGCGGGCTTGAAAGCGGCGCTTTTAACGCGAAATAA
- a CDS encoding DUF4810 domain-containing protein, translating to MRFKTLANFALVSAAALLLSGCADDSPRQLYYWDGAYTSSVYEYLTEEGDAGAQIAALEQSLQKAYQRAAKAPPGLHAHLGLLYLSQGNGAKFKAYVEKEAELYPESRDYAMFLLNQNSKTRGAAGKTEANLSEQTKEKSGASESNSNDKSSNLGEQTSKQNLKTKQAKPAKTSKTAKGSQNEK from the coding sequence TTGCGCTTTAAAACTCTAGCCAATTTCGCGCTCGTCTCCGCCGCCGCCCTGCTGCTCTCTGGCTGCGCGGACGACTCGCCTAGACAGCTATACTACTGGGACGGCGCCTACACGAGCTCGGTCTACGAGTACCTAACCGAAGAAGGCGACGCGGGCGCTCAGATCGCCGCACTCGAGCAGAGCCTGCAAAAAGCCTATCAAAGAGCCGCCAAAGCTCCGCCCGGACTCCACGCGCATCTAGGTTTGCTCTATCTTTCGCAAGGAAACGGGGCTAAATTTAAAGCCTACGTTGAAAAAGAAGCCGAGCTCTATCCCGAGTCGCGCGACTACGCGATGTTTTTGCTAAATCAAAATAGCAAAACTCGGGGCGCAGCGGGCAAAACCGAGGCAAATTTAAGCGAGCAGACGAAAGAAAAATCAGGCGCAAGCGAGTCAAATTCAAATGACAAAAGCTCAAATTTAGGCGAGCAAACGAGCAAGCAAAATTTAAAAACCAAGCAAGCAAAACCAGCCAAAACGAGCAAAACCGCAAAAGGAAGCCAAAATGAAAAATAA
- a CDS encoding DUF799 domain-containing protein — translation MKNKIKSALLCAFAALFLGACAGSQPEVYDYSAFLQTKPRSIVVMMPASDSAEIKASAAVLANALYPLSEAGYYVFSPALVNETFKNNGIYDAGEIAQISTYKLKQIFGADAALYLNVADYGTSYMLISSVTRVSVAATLVDLNTGAVLWQKSAAAANDSGGGGGDLIGMLVSALVKQIADSISDASFDLSARADAILFSTNCRDCLLYGPYSPHYGRDRQLGGGR, via the coding sequence ATGAAAAATAAAATAAAATCGGCGCTTCTTTGCGCGTTTGCGGCGCTGTTTTTGGGAGCGTGCGCAGGCTCGCAGCCCGAGGTTTACGACTATTCGGCGTTTTTACAGACCAAGCCTCGCTCGATCGTCGTCATGATGCCCGCCAGCGACTCAGCCGAGATAAAGGCCTCCGCAGCGGTGCTGGCAAACGCGCTCTATCCGCTTAGCGAGGCGGGGTATTACGTATTTTCGCCCGCGCTCGTAAACGAGACCTTTAAAAACAACGGCATCTACGATGCAGGAGAGATCGCGCAGATCTCTACGTACAAGCTAAAGCAGATATTTGGTGCCGACGCAGCGCTCTACCTCAACGTCGCGGACTACGGTACTTCGTATATGCTGATTAGCAGCGTTACGCGCGTGAGCGTAGCGGCGACTCTAGTTGATCTAAACACGGGCGCCGTACTCTGGCAAAAAAGCGCCGCGGCGGCAAACGACTCGGGCGGAGGCGGGGGCGATCTCATCGGCATGCTAGTCTCCGCGCTAGTTAAACAGATCGCAGACTCAATCTCGGACGCTAGCTTTGATCTTTCGGCGCGCGCGGACGCGATTTTGTTTAGCACCAACTGCCGAGACTGCTTGCTCTACGGCCCGTATTCGCCGCATTACGGCCGGGATAGACAGCTTGGCGGCGGCAGATAA